The window TCAGCTTTGGATGACAGATTCAGGCAACAGAGACCTTCAAACTCCTCACAACGATGATTATGTAGCAAGaggagaaaatcaattgcagcccGATTTTGTAGGGTGGCTTGCCTTGTTGTTTCATCGTCTGCCAGGAGGTCTGAAAGTGCAGCTGATGTAATATTGGCCTGTTTAGCAACCCAACACTCTAGATGTGATAATTCACCTAGAGCTTTGGCTGCAGACACCCATGGCAAAAACACGGTGATCGCAACTCCTTTTGGTTTGGACCAATGTACAATTTCAGAATCGCAATTTGGGTCCAGATTctttaaatctctctttttgcGGGCCGAATTGCGGGTGTTGGTTTTGGTTCGCCAATCcatgatttgggttttgttgggtgtaaacaggctcagctttccAATGGTGCATGGACCTCCAATTAGACGAGAGGGGATGCCTGCTCATGCCCTGTCAccacaaatgaggaaaaacccctTAGGAAGGGCATGGGGCTTGTTATCAGGGGTAGAAGGCATTCCTACTTGGGAAATTTTCTTACaccaaatttttgctgtatAATTCACTTTAAACTGTTTGACTTCATGGTACAAATCTACTTGATCTTTTGGTGTAAACGTAAACTGAACACAATAGAATGCCTTGGCAGAACCAAGGAGTTCAAATTCTTGGGGTTCTTTTTCTGCTACTGCTTGTCTATCAATTAATTTTGACCAAGGGGATAACGGATTATATactgggggaaggggagcagctaATGTTGGCGGAAATTCATCATATTTAGATGGGATCCCCACAAGGCAAGTGGACATCGGGTCAGACACAGAAGAGGCTGACAGACAAATGTGGTCTTGGTTGAGGACTCTGGCGAGGGTGGTCCACACATTTGCCTGAGGCTGTGGAACGATCCACATCTGACTTGGATGGACGGCTGTCAACAGAAGCAACGGAAGGATGGGGCTCATTCTGATGATACCAGGGCTGAGTTCagatcaaaggaaaacactaaaactgaaaataaaaaatgttaggGATAAGGTCCAGGTAACAACAATCTAACTTTAAAGAGTCTGACGgcgcttcctcctccagcaggcactGGCTACCTGTGTTGCAGCTTTGTCCTTAGACACCTTAGGAATGTACGGTCTCACCCACCTGGAGGGGATCCATCTCAAGCCTGAGGGAGTGGATACGCACGCATATCCCCTACCCCAGACTACGAGCTCATGGGGCCCCTCTATTTTCCAAGTTTCAGGGTCTTTTATGAGGACTGGTGGACGGACTTTTAGTTTGTGCTGACTGTTCTCGTTAAAATGTCTTATAATAGGTGGGTTAATGTTTTCATAGGTACAGTTCAAAAAATTCAGTGTGAACAGCGCTTTGGACAGCTGGATTTGAGGGGTCTCCGTTTTCATAACTTCACGTTGtcggtgaagaaccttttttagGTTCTGATGGGCTCTCTCCACCACagcttggcctgtcggggaataggggatgcctgttttgtgttctattccccattgctgcaggaagctccgaAGGTCTTTGGACTTGTACGCtgggccattgtctgttttgatGACCTTAGGGATTCCTAATGTGGAAAAGGCTTGCATGAAATGCTTCTTTACCTCACTGGCCttctcccctgtgtgggcagaagcatagatgGCACCAGAAAAGGTATCCACGGAGACGTGGACATATTTAAATCTGCCAAATGATGGGATGTgggttacatctgtctgccacacttcGCAGCTCTGCAAGCCCCTAGGGTTTGCTCCTGTACTTAAGGAAGGTAGTGACTGATTTTGACAAGAAGGGCACGTGGCTACGATGGCTTGGGCTTGTTTGTGCTTCAGGTGGAATTGCCGAACTAAGGCAGgtgcattctgatgaaaaaattgatgaCTGATCTTTGCTTGTTGGAATACATCTGGGAGCGGGGCCatcttggctgctgctgcaagggCATCAGCCCTACGGTTGCCTTCTGCAATGAACCCcggcaggtctgtgtgtgacctaacatgcatcacataaaagGGTTGTTCTCGGCAAGAGATAATTCTTACTAACTTGGAAAGTAATTCATATAAAGAAATGTTGGAAACTTCTTGCAACACAGCATTCTCTGCCCTAGACACTACACCtgcaacataagctgaatcaGTAACTAAATTTAAAGGCTCGGGAAACTTCTCAAAAGCTCTGACTACAGCGGCCAACTCAGCAATTTGGGGTGATCCTTCCACCTTGGCAATATCTGCTTCCCACTGTTGAGTTTGGGGATCTTTCCAAGTTACCACTGACTTGTGAGACGCACCAGACGCGTCAGTAAAAACTGTCAGTGCTTTTAGAGGTGTCCTGCTCTGAATACTTGTCAgtgataatgaaaactgaacATCTAAATTGAAAATTTTGTGGGCCGGTCGGTGAATTGAAATTTGGCCTGTGTAGCTCTCTAGGGCTAATTGCAAGGCTTCATTCTCTTGATAAAATTGCTCTAGCATTGCTTGAGACAGATGGCCTGATTTCAGGTTTaaggaaatgtaaatgcagTCAAAGTCACACCCTGCCAATTCCCTGATCCGAAtccttgctttccggatcaGTTCTGCCATCAGCTCCTGTGGCATTGTCATCCTTTTTGACCTGTTGTGACTGAGAAAGACCCACTCTATAATTAAGAGTGGATCTTTCTTGACCTGGTCACCTTTCCTTGCCTGGACagtttcccactgaaaaatcatcccatggaggtgtggcaactTGCCTAAGATGATAAAATTGAAGGGGAGaccctgctggcacctgtgggcCTGTCTAGTAGACATGATTTCCTGAACTTTCTCCAGTGCGGTTCTCGCTTCCTGGGTGAGGGTCCTAGGAGAACTAAGATCATCTCCCCCTTTtaacaaattgaaaaggggggctaggtcttcAGTGGAAATGCCTAGCCAAGGTCTCACCCAGTTTAAGGATCCACAAAGTTGATGGAGATCCGCTAAGGTTTTGATGTCACGTTTGATAGTTAATTTTTGCGGCACAATGGTCCGCTTTCCAATCTCAAGGCCCAAgtacttccaaggtggcatcttttgaatcttttcttcttggagctCAAACCCTGCAGCAACCAATGCATTGATTGTCAGGTCAAGTGTGTGAGTAAGCATGTCGTCAGTTGgggcacacaccaggatgtcacCCATGTAGTGCAGGATGATGGAATCTCCTGCAGCTTCACAGACTGGAGACAACAAGGAAGAGACATGCCGCTGGCAAATCACAGGACTCACTTTGAGATCTTGTGGGAGAACTTTCCAGTGGTATCTCTTCATTGGGGCCTCCAGGTTAATGGTGGGAACCGAAAAGGCAAAACGCGGGGCATCGTCAGGATGTAGGggaatttgaaaaaaacaatctttgatgTCAATTACAGCTAAAGACCAATTCTGTGGAAGCATGCTTGGTGAGGGCATCCCTGGTTGTAGAGAGCCCATGTCCTCAATAATGTTGTTGATTTGACGGAGATCATGGAGAAGCCGCCACTTgtctttgttgggttttttaatgacaaagacAGGCGAATTCCACGGCAacgtggtctccacaatgtgaccttTCTTTAACTGCTCTTGTACAAGCTCTTCAAGCgcctttaatttggttttgttgagCGGCCACTGAACTACCCGTATTGGAGTATCAGTTTTCCAAATCAATTTTTGGGCATGGCGCACTTCAGCGACCGCTCCCCGAAAAACCTGCGGGTTTTCTGGGATGTCAATTGTGGTTCCCCATTGAACCATTAAATCTCtgccccagaggggctctgtgtaGTCTAAAACAAACGGGCGAATGGAAGCTACTTTGCCATTAGGTCCTTCAATTTGAACAACGTTTTTTGACTGTCTTGCCAATTGAATGCCCCCTACACCTTGCACGTGTCCTGCTACGTTTTGCAATTCCCAGTGTGACGGCCACTCTTTAGATGGAATGATCATGACATCTGCTCCGGTATCTAAAAGTCCTTGTATAGATTTGTACTCACCACCACGGTGCAACCCACATGAtagcttgggtttttcttttcccaatacCTGAGTCCAGCAGACATTGGGATGGAGTTTATCTCTGAGGGTGTCTGCTTGCTCCTGGTCCCATGGAGGCTCAGGTACTGGGATGGCTTGGGCTATGATTTGGCCTTTGGGCAAGTACACGGGTGGGTGAGTACAATGGAGCCAAATGACAAATTGTTTCGGGTCTGATGATATGAGACCCGGAGGAATATTAATTTCTTggggtgtgtgttttgtgtccccAAGGACGACATACTTACTGTGACGTTTCTGGCAAAGCTGTGTCCAAGTACCTGGCTGTTCAGGGTTAACAGATATGAAATGCCAGTTAGTGTCCTTGAGATGGAGAGGCTCTGTCAACGCCAACCTGTAAGGGTTGTGGGGAGAATCGGTAGTTAGAATTGGTCTGGGATTGTCCCAATCAAAtgaatgttctgttttgttcaaaGCCAGTGCCTCGCTTGGCACAAATACATCTTTTACACTAGATTTCTTGTCCCTCCCCTGTACTTGAATTGAGCCCACCCTATTTTTGTCAtagtgctggggaaaggagcaCTCTTTACTCAGTTTTTTGAGAGGTGGTCCTTTGGGGAattctggtttttaagcttattgtatttaaaatctaaaaactgctttttcagagggcagccaggcatCCAATGCCCTAACTTCCCACAAAGATGACAAGGTCGATTGGAGTTGGAGATTCTCTCTTGTGGCATCGTGAcgtgctggagctggctggtgaATGGTGGATCAGGGGCTTCCACTGCAGCAATctttctctgtggttttggtctCTCGTCCTGGTCAGCAAGGGTGATGGTAACTTTCTTCTCACACACTTCAAGCATTGCCTGCAGCGTAGGCGTTGGATCAAGAGGCAGGCTCAGGATGGCAGCTTTACACTTCtcattggcattttctttagcaatctcggtgaggatttccatcctggctccttcgttctgaacttgcaattcaacagcttttctcaacctttccacaaaactcaaaaaggaCTCAGATGGAGattgtgttattttcaaataattctcAATTGGAACAGCAGGCCGGAGCccaaagaaagctttctcagctgctctagCACATTCTCTGAAAGCCCTTGTGGGAATGCCCTCTGACTGACTTGCTCCATCCTCCCAACCTCCCTGTCCACAGAGATGGTAGAGAGATATCACGTTACCATAAACATCACGAGCAGTAGCTTcatcagcccacagagctggtaaAATTGCTCTCAATCCTTTTTTCCATGCTGCATCCCACAAGAGATATTCAGAAGAGgataacaggcaggaaaaaaggtgtttgaTATCAGCAGGGGTTAAAATGTTAGCAAACAATGTAGCTTTAAGGAGTCCGCTAAAATATTCACTTGATCTCCCAAAATCTTTTTGGGCTTTGGCCAGTTCTTTGACAGAATCAACAGAAAGGGGGCTATAATTTGGCTGGAACCCCCCGTTTAAATCAGAGATATATGACATCGGGGCTGCAGAAAGGAGCTGTGCTGTTTCCGGCTTCTGTCTGCCGACCTCAGCATCTCTGGTTACACTGCCGTGGGAGGGGCGGAGGGAAGCCGCGGCGGGAGCAGGagggggggccggggccggggcgggaggGGCCGGAGGAGGGGCCGGGGCCAGGGCGGGAGGGACCAGAGGAGGGGCCGGGGGAAGGACGCAGGGAGGGCGGATTTCGGGGGCGGGGTACTCCGAGCAGAATGGGTTGTTGGGAGAGCGAAAAGGATtatgggaagaagaaagagcCGACGTGGCCACGTGGTGTCCACCATTATGGTCCGGGGAAGTTACCTGACGCGGATCGGGGGTACAAAGGCGGGCACTAAGGTTGTGGGACATGGTATTACAACTTGGGGAAGCAGGGGAAGGGGTAGGGTCCCAGGAAGTCAGGCCAGAAGTGTCCGGGTTGGAGACAGGGAGCTTCTGAGGGAAACTAGGGAGTGTAGCTTTCTTCAGAATGTCTTGTGCCGGAGCTGGGGGTGGGGAAAAGGGGTTCGGAGAGGGAGAACATAACTTGGAGGGGGATAGATCGGGTTTTTGGGAACAGAGGTGTTGAAACTGTTCCCGGATGGGTTTTCCTgcatctttaaattaaattttacaacatttcttatctgcagggctaaaaaagcaaattttgtcGGAGAGGTGTCTCCTGATTTCCCTGCTTTCAATAACTCATTaccaatttttcccaaaaagCCAAATCACTAATATTTTCAGTTGATACATcgggaaaatgaagaaaaagccaTCTGACAAATTGTTTAacatctgtttttgaaaatcGGATTTTTTCACTCTTAAGAATGTTCAAAAGATAATAATAGACACCCTTGTGAGATACAGAAAGCCTAGCACCCATTTTGTCtatgattttaaattttgtatctcaaatttcaccaacccaggtgggggggggggggggtggggacGAAAAAAAACCTGCGGCTGGCAGCCTGCcaaaaatagagagaaaaaaaaaaacctcggCCCTCCGCGGCGGGCCTGAGAACAAAAGGCAGGGAAACACCCCCCTCCCAAAGAGGGGAGAAACAAGAGAAAGGTAAAACTTACCaatccagctgcaggacagggaaaCGGAAAATCCTGGGATGGTGTGTTCCACCTGAAACTGACTTTTGAGGGTACGTCAAAAGCTCCCAGCTTCGTCCACAGGAGAGCAACTCACTAAAACGGAGTGTGTTCTTCTGAGGTAGCTTGCCGGCCAAAGGCTTAACGAACAGACTGGAAGAATGTCCGAGCCCCTTTCCGTGGGCTCCGGGGATGGTCTCAGAGCCGCACGCCTGGGCGCCAAGCTGtctcagtctctctgcaagcctctcaaagtccctgggccttacccgggtcggcagagaatggggggagcagccccaacacggccgactgcggggagacactctctgtgccccgagggtgctgagggcactcaggctggttgccttcgcTGCAGCAGAGACGGCAGAGACATCGGTGGAAGAGAAAGgggccgactcccagcaggggatattccaaggttttattaaggagtcccgaaggagctcctgcacctcagggggcctcctgccgagagtgCTGGGGGATGTCCGGAGctcacatttaaaggggggaggaaaccaaagtagataacatcctactgaccaataggtatctctgggggatgggtgctggggggatagacatacaaaacagcaTATGGGACAggacttggggggctgacccctagcctctggctaatcactcgataacttggaccgaaacttctggatagggggctgggatgctaagtgactgacagagagccagggtgggggttttggagatctcatcccgggaaagggataacacaagtagaaggaaagggggggggtacagtctgggataaatcatttgggaaaaacatgggaatacaaaacaaactacttcaaagtattacaaaatataagaacgcactacaacagAAGATGGTGAAACAcacaaaattacaagaaaaaagaaactatcAGGAGAGACATCTCCCCATACCATCCCACTTACAAAACCACACCTGATGGTGTAATTACACCTCTTCCATAATTTCTTGGTCCAGTAGCTACCCACTGCAGTTGCTGCAGGGTGTGTTTCGTATTTGCAAGGATAGAGCATGGCCTGGTGTCCCTTCAGACATGAAAGGCGCATCTTGTAGCTTGGGGAGGCTTACCTTGCTGGCACCCAAGACAAAAATGACTAATGgccagagaaacagagcaaaaagatCTACACACTACTGTGTATCTGATTGCAAAAATAATGTCATCTATTGGAGTCAAAACAAAAGAATGGCAGCCTCCATGTtactaccttgggtggctgcagctaaagctttagggcagtcggaccatcctgggtgcctgttaagtaagcaaaccaatgctgcctccctcacattgagtggctgctctcagacacagagaccatcagacacgccaccttgcagaacagcgatagagtttttactctgggcacatgggcatggctgtgtagactctgagggcatgtgctgcatgaacctctccagccacagcgagtcaatccacaagagcattcaggtactgaaggaaggggtcaagaagcttcaagtggaaaacaaagactgggtcaaaaaacttttccaaACATGGGGACTAAAGAGCTTGGATGAGGTCTAGCTAAAAGAGGACTATAATTTCTCTAagtggttgttgttgtattgttaattgtcccatgtttgtttggatgcttttagaaaatctcacaaaattctttcagttccatctttcttgtaaaagagaaagggggaagatacccaacacaggctcctcatagactccttggaggagagaattggaggccaggatggcacaaaaacctctcagagactctgtgtgggaaggaaaatccttgaaagtacctaaaagtattcttaaatccataaagtaccttaaaaattttgagtatctcaaggcattaatgagcctcTTTGAGtatcagtacaaagctctcaagggactcattaaagcagataattggggccatgattgcacaaacctctcacagagtctgtatcaaaagggaaacaccaagtaccttcaaataactgaagtaccttgaagcgttaatgagccccactgagtgttgttactgacaaagcctctccagggactaattacagcagataattggaggccatgattgcacaaacctctcagagactgcaaggcaaaagccaaagccaaagtcctttgaaaaacctgcagtccctgcagggagcatgaaggagcccccagggccattgctgagcaaggctccccagggactccttgcagcagatccttgaggccactgggatgtgggctagggggggatgctgagggcagcacaaggggctgccagtgcccagcctggctggggctgtgccaggaggccccagggcctcaggacaaggtgtctcctcccagcccttgctggcacagaccctgctgtgccccagggcaccaagacttggcttctctttgtccccacctgtcagcactgcctgcagttctctgctctgcctgggggctggggacactttctcagtcgtgtccctctctgggacccattaaaagtccaagaaactttggagttggattctgccttggagttctggagaggtttcttcagctgcctctcagggactgatgttcagggcctgagcacaaagccccagaggctgattaaagtccttgtgctgtgtctgtgctgctgagctgggctgggctcctggcacagaggcagctcctggtcaccaagaagagcttcaaaagcacatttctctggatgagcagctcttgtgccagcccagcagggctggggcactgcctgcagccagcccgggcacagcccagaggcacagagagcttcaatcagtcagggctgggaaggggctgagaagtgcctggggcacaatcactgcccgcccttggcacaggaacctctggctgcaggacaatgcagctgcagctcctggagccatctcctcaagctggaacatgccaatgcctgcagagcctgtgagtacattctctgcttgtctcttgtgcagagcagccaggggtgcccagggctgtcctgcagagcagggtcctgcagcccagggcgctgtgctggggcagggactctgctgcctgccagggacagctctcagccagccctggcagctgctcccagcactgggggacaagatctgggtgggaggagacagctggtgaggcttggaagtgttctccttgtgtggggaggatgctgcattgttcaggagtgctcccagcatggcatttaactgcagaacatttccaagtagaatgtacagggagcacagcaaggcagggcctGAATAAAAGGTAAGCCCCTTCTTTATTAATCTACTTCTCTAGGTTGCATGGATGGGAAATTGCACACAGATATTCATCCCTCAAATCAggtggagaattttttttttttcctcagatcTTACAAAACCAGGCAGTGAAAGAAATCAGCCCTTAGGGGCAGCATCAGTTTTGCTTTTCCAAGAGCTCCTTAAGGTTTTTACCATGTttccatcagagcctgcagagccagagctgcccctgggcagtgcctgagctgggagggctctgcagggcagagctgagcccccagggctgggctgggctctggcagcactggcagggcccagccctgggcacagggaagcagctgctggcagggacagctccaggcagcagagccctgggcaggcagtggggggaaagtgcccccggcctgtgctgggatatttcaagtcctctccaaacacaactattccatgattacttttcttacagatcctcATGCCAAGGCATATCAAATGtcgaacagcagctccatcaggcacttcctcctgctggcattggcagacacgcggcagctgcagctcctgcacttctgcctcttgctgggcatctccctggctgccctcctgggcaactgcctcatcatcagcgccgtagcctgcggccaccacctgcacacgcccatgttcttcttcctgctcaacctggccctcgctgacctgggctccatctgcaccactgtccccaaagccatgcacaattccctctgggacaccagcaacatctcctacactggatgtgctgctcagctctttttcatTCTGTTCTTTCTTGGATCAGAGTATtacctcctgaccatcatgtgctacgaccgctacgtgtccatctgcaaacccctgcactacgggaccctcctgggcagcagagcttgtgcccacatggcagcagctgcctgggccagtgcctttctcactgctctcatgcacacggccaatacattttccctgcccctctgccatggcaatgccctgggtcagttcttctgtgaaatcccacagatccttaagctctcctgctcacactccaaCTTCAGAGATCTGGGGCTCATTGTTGTTAGTTGCTGTTtaggttttggttgttttgtgttcattgttttctcctatgtgcagatcttcagggctgtgctgaggatcccctctgagcagggacggcacaaagccttttccacctgcctccctcacctggccgtgctctctctgttcctcagcactattatctttgctcacctgaagcccccctccgtgtcctccccatccctggatctggccctgtcagttctgtactcggtggtgcctccagccctgaaccccctcatctacagcctgaggaaccaggagctcaaggctgcagggTGGAGAcagatgactggatgctttcagaaacattaaactgctggccaatttacGCCAATTACTTGTAATAAAGGGAatctttgatacttcttgttggtttgtttgtggggttttttcttttcttttacttttttcatattttccacaaataaatgtcattgtttgtgccatttctcattttatttctctccatcttccctgtggccacagacattgtcaatgaggggctgcgctcttggtgcctttaaaggaactaaaggatgtcccagcagagttttctgcagagatgcccttctgttgccttctctggagctgcagcagcaatgtctgtgtgcagagctggggcagatcagtgctggcccagcagctgtgcccagcagcagcagcagcagcagcacttggtgttgccagtgctgctgccgtggccctgccccgctgccctggtggcgctggtgttgctgcagggcctgagtgctctcggggccgggcacagccctgggggtggcagtgccggggctgcagcagggacaggccatgggcactgctggggcagcgctgacgcctcaggccaggccctgggggctccaggctccttgcccaggctctctcaagaacacggccaggccaatgctcagcacaggaacccccgtgagcagccccaggctggccgtgggcaggctgggggcaaacagcatggctggggctctgcaagggccctggggcagacgggaaggagcagcagagcaggggctgatccatgcccagtgtgctgcacagcccagggcagcgtcccagagcgtcctcatgcagctgccaacaacatcccccctctgcagccctggcctctcccccagttcacacaggtgccccatccttgcaggtacagacacggcagcactgcctcagcagcccctgtttgcattgcacacagcagggccagcacccccatgctgttgctgtggggacatgaacctgagggagcacaaatgccatcagcccctggggccagcaaggcctgcgggacaccagggaaaccactcagctttgtcctggcctctgcagtcagccagaaagtttgttcccatcagctgggactTTCCTGTGCACTGCAgatgctgttgctcagagccagggctgcctggcagccacccccaaactgtcctgagcatttcctctgcttctcctttgctttctttactatTCCCTGATACAGATTTATTcctctttcccagccctgttgcctcccctgcaaacagcccatcgctgtttgccctttcctctctggccccactccccattgcagttcctgacttggccccatgggaacgtcccttgggcagcaggatcatcctacaagtgctgcaggaattgtctgcaggctcctgcagtgcctgctgctgctcccttgccagaggcaccccaggccaggggggcacatctgggctgctgtgtctgcctctggggctccctgttctgggcagtgaggaggagctgcagaggctctgcaggactgacaggatgggctttggggctgccaggagaagctgagggacctgggctgctggagcttctgaagaggaggcccagggctcatcctgcaactgccccaagggtggtttcaggtGTTGTGAACGGCGgaagaaatgcctcacacaatatgcgtgaatagcaaatcccaaagtttattgatagcTCGCAcgtatttatattggtgttaatgaagcttatacatattgtaaaagctgagctcattattggctaaagcacacttagatcaaccacacctccttctatgctctaatgattattttgtttctatgtttacattcttgtagcttctctacctaggctatcttcattttctggcaagcgattttctcccccatcttcctgtttcagccaaggtcactgtgacctatgtcagtgattggacactggttgcacaatccccagcttgtttcccctatccttatccaacggtatcacatCAAAGTGGCCcttctcagctagccaattatccaaaaagctctcaacatttcccccgtttttctgttgaacaagcatggtttgattaaatgcggtagttatcatctttcgcaccatattctgtaagcatatacaaaaacatggcaaaattaatact of the Agelaius phoeniceus isolate bAgePho1 chromosome W unlocalized genomic scaffold, bAgePho1.hap1 SUPER_W_unloc_2, whole genome shotgun sequence genome contains:
- the LOC129131478 gene encoding olfactory receptor 14A16-like, with translation MSNSSSIRHFLLLALADTRQLQLLHFCLLLGISLAALLGNCLIISAVACGHHLHTPMFFFLLNLALADLGSICTTVPKAMHNSLWDTSNISYTGCAAQLFFILFFLGSEYYLLTIMCYDRYVSICKPLHYGTLLGSRACAHMAAAAWASAFLTALMHTANTFSLPLCHGNALGQFFCEIPQILKLSCSHSNFRDLGLIVVSCCLGFGCFVFIVFSYVQIFRAVLRIPSEQGRHKAFSTCLPHLAVLSLFLSTIIFAHLKPPSVSSPSLDLALSVLYSVVPPALNPLIYSLRNQELKAAGWRQMTGCFQKH